Below is a genomic region from Drosophila albomicans strain 15112-1751.03 chromosome 2R, ASM965048v2, whole genome shotgun sequence.
ATGTTCAGCCATGTTTGAATTACGACGACGCATTAGAAAATAGCAAGCACTGAAAGATGATAATTatgttcaattatttaaattaatattgaaaagaaatgtGTTCAACTTACATAAAAATCAGCACATTTGGTACGTAGAAGAGTTCAATGTTGAACAAAAGGAAATTCGGAAATGATTCAATAGACGCAAAAACGACTGCATCGTATATGGGTTGATATATGAAAATAGCAATTGGTTCCAAGatgccaaaaaaagaaaataattttcctAGAATgataaatagttttaaatatcatGCCATAACTTTTGATTGTCTTTTAATTTACCATCGCCCTCATTAATAGTTGATGCTTTGGATTGAATAGGCACTAAACGAAGCACTGCAAACAAATCGAGCACTCCACCAAAATAATGGGTTGTAGTAATTTCAGTTGTAGGCGcaaaattctatatataagAGATGAAGATACGttagcaaatgaaattcaagatttttAGCATTAAACTTACATAAACTAATCGAGACACAGCAGTAAAGACAGAAATCCAGATTCCAATAATCGAATTGGAGAATTTCCACGTTTTACTAAAAACTAAACCGCAAAGAAGGGCTCCAGTGATATATGACTCAAATCTCATCAATCTAAATGCGATGTTGTCAtgatcattaaaatatttagtttcaACGTCTATCTGCCCCACACTCAGACAATAACACAAAATTAATAGCAGCAATATAAGGCTACCATAAATGTCGCGTCTCTTATAaggtaatttaattaattccaACACCAGCATCGGATCGAAGAATTCTCTAAATATATTGCGTCGAGGAGGTTCACATGACAATACAATGTTTGTGACGTTCTCTTCAATCGGGATGTCACCCATATTTGTTAAATGCATGTCATTCGATTGAGAAACGCTTTCATTTGACTTGGGCTCCTTTATCAAGAAGATAACATAGAGTATGGCAGCGACTTCAAAGGCCAAACATATTGCACAAGTTACTGAAATTggcattcatacatacatatttaaaatacttcgCCACagtttgaataataaataaacttaccTGGATATGCAAAGTAATCATTTGGCTCAATCATAAGATTTAGATTGTTTGTGAGTAGAACAAATACTGCAAAGATACTGAGCCGTAAGACTCGATCACTCACTGGAGTTGTTGTGGTTATGTAACTTAACACAGACATCATAAAGCATGGACTATCGCCAAAAAGAGCTGGCAGCATTGAGCTATAGCAACTCAATATTAACGGTTGACTCTCAATGAATATCGAAAATAAGAACCGATctgaaagagaaaaaagttTGTATTAAGATAATGAtatgataaataaatggaattatACGCacatttatagtatatacatctGCCCAAAATTGGAATAAACATAAACGCTTTACGTTTATTGTATCGATCCGCCCATCCTccagcaaacaataaaataatatatggaATGGCGAAGGCTTCAAGAAGATAGAAAAAATATCTATAGAAGATGAATAGAATTCCTAAGTacgttattatttttacctaTTTTTgagctatatatgtatactttgtCATCCTGATAAACAGTTTTGCAAACATCATAATGATATACAGGCCAAGATGTTTTGCTTTCCATATAAGAGCACGAATGTTCGTCGTAACCCATATTCCACTGACAAGCCTTTTGTGTCGCAGAATAGTCTAATCTTAATACATTGGGTGccgaaaataaaatcaatagtGGCTCAACAAGCAGATAACGGCGCCACAATTCTTTAATACAGTTTAATTTGCGCGTTACGCCTGTAACAGGAACGTCCACAGGAGCGACCACACCTTCAGTTGCCATTTTAGTACAAGAATTTAGCACATAACTTTaactaatattatattatgcttAGCGAATTCCACCCGACAGCTCAAGCTCCAAAATCACACTGTTGTCCTGCGTGTTCGCTTTGTTCAAACAACCACATTTTTGTCTTCGTTGACAGCCAGGATGACGCAATTCAAAAGAGGATTCAACTCAGCTGAGCGAACAGTTTTCTGCCTTTAACAAGCctataataaataagtgtaCTGCGTGGACTTGTTATACACACTACCCAGAGAaagatattataactttgtaacAGTCATTTAACAAAAGAAGCCATCTCCGGTCCcctaaattatatatatttttgatcagtgACAACAACTGAgatgatatagccatgtccgtttgtctgtcttcgattaattaattaagttaattaacttatgttgatataccaaatagagccttaggtacattttagtatttttgtaaaatatttatttggtatatttgaagaataatatAGTGcagatatctcacagtcgagcacactcgactgtagttttatTACTCGtacttttctttaaaatatgttgTTCCTGAGAGATACGCACTCGACTTGTTTCTGTTACAATTTTGAGATTCTGctcttaattttttgtatactttgTTTTCAACCGCAAAATCATCCAGAATTGTCAACTTATAGTTAGTTCCTAGTCCGTGAtttggggttttttttttaaatgtgatcATTTTATGATCATatcaaagtgaaattaaatgtttgctGTTTAATTAGTTACTGTATAAACCGAGTATACCAGGTGTACCGGTATAAAATGAGCATTTTTTTGtacactatatacatataacttTTTTACAATCTACATCTGTCTTGTAGATACGATTGAAGATTTGTCTGCAAAGTGCTATAATagcagaaaatatattatattaataaatgcatcTCAAGAACTTCGTCAATAAACTTACAAATAGAACGCGAGACACAACAACGAAGACAGCAGTCCAGATTCCAAATAGGGACTCGGAGATTCCAACTATGGATTCAGAGAATTTCCAAATTTTAGCAAAAGTTATAATTCCAAAAAAGGTTAAGTTAATTGACATCATAAATTTCATCAATCTGTAATAAAGTTCCATATGCGAGTATTCCATATATTCCACATATTCAACAAAGTCgattctatttaaaatgtcaaaatcCATAAATTTGGTTTCACTTTCTTCAGGTCCCGCAGTTAGAAAGTAACACAAAATTAATAGCAGCAATATAAGTCTATCATTATTGTGTCGTCTGTTAAAAGGTAATTTAAAGAGTTCTACTACGAACATCGGATCAAAGAATTCTTTGAACACATTGCGTCGAGAAGGTTCAGATGATGATTCAATATTCGTGACGTTCTCTTGAATCGGCAAATCACCCAAAATTTGTTAACTGAATGTCGCCAGCGGAATCATTGACTTCAGaaacacttttatttaacttgggttcctttataaataaaataatgtaaagtATAGCTGCGATTTCCAGACCCACACAAATTCCAAAGTATTCTGAAATaacacatacaaatttaataaactgctTAACAAACGAAGTAATAAACTTACTTGAAAACTCAGAATTAATGAGATGCCCAATGATACCACTTAGAAAGTTCGTAAGTAGAACAAATACTGAAAGGATACCGATGCGTAGGACTCGATCACTTTctggtgttgttattgttatgtaACTAAACGCAGACATCAGAAAACATGGAACACCGCCTAAAATTGAAGGTATTATTGCGAAATACCAACTCAATTGGAAAGGCAGACTCTCATAGAATATCGAAGATGCGAGCTGATCTGTAAAAGAGatgattttgtaatttgattcCTATAAGATCCTTAATAaatacctacatacatatataatatagacaTCTGCCCAGAATCGGTAATATCAAGGATGCCTTACGCTTATTGTAACCATCGACCCAGCCTCCAGCAAacatgaatataatatatggaAATACGGAGACTGCAAGCAGATATGAAGATGAATGAAATTCGAACGttattcaaacaattttatatattaaaattacctATCggtaaagtatttaaatatacgtTGTTCACCAGATTTTGGGCCTGATTTCCAACTTTACAAAcggcataattaaaattgggCGAGCTGGCATCTTCAAATGACTCTTCAGGTGAAGGAACTAGTATTGTCAATGTATTTTGTGGCACGTAATATGGAATACAATCTCTGACATAATAGTAGTCGTATATCACGGTAGAGCATATAGATTCGTTGTAGCCGAGACTAAAGCGACATGCCTTGTGTGTCACAAATTTGTCAAATCTGAATAAAGTGGGTGcccaaaataaaatcaatactGGCTCAACAAGTAGATAACGATGCCAGAATTGTTTCATATAGTTGAATTTGCGCTTCACGCCTTTAACAACTGCATCCCCACAACCGACTGCACATTCGTTTGCCATTTTAGAACATAATTTTAGcgcaatattaaatattcatttatattagtTTTTACTTCAAGCTCCAGAATTACACTATTGCTCAGCATGTTAGCTTTGTTCAAGCGAACACATTTCTATCTTCGTTAACAGTGGAGATGACGCAATTTAGCTTAGCTGATAACAAGCCCTCAGAGAGAAAGTGTATCATATTGCGTGAACTTGTTCTAATTCTAATATGTTTGTTTGATCTTCTATTATTGTGTATAAATAAGTAAGGCAACTACCgtggagtgtgctcgactgtgagatacccgctatccataatgaataagtaggcgtttttgcccatacaaaagtatttctttaataacttcgaccatttttttctgatcgcaacaaaatttccaggaatcataactactacagttgttattgtatatgccaaaattcgtaactctagctttaaaattactcagataaaaattgtggaagttatcaaagaaataattttttatgggCAAAATCGCCTATTTACtagggtcttagttactttggctgacaatctgccacattgtgccgtttatggtatattttgaatggtgtactatatcgatataccaaacataccatttggtatatttttagtattttttagtattttcggtatattttgaaaatgataccgcaatattttgcctttattaaaaatgggtagcgggtatctcacagtcgagcacactcgaccgtaactttcttacttgttttgatttgcgggggcagaagtgggcgtggcaataatttgaaacaaacttgatctgagtgcaaacataacaaatgctgtcgaaaaaaaattataactctatctcttagacgacggacagacggacatggctagatcgtctcggctgttgacggtgatcaagaatatatatactttatagggtcggagatgcctccttctacctgttacatacatttcctgccggaacaaagttataatatccttctaccttatgggtagcgggtataaaaatgtaatatgaactatttttgttttaggcacaaaactaaaatatcTATCTACCCTATGACTatcataaataacataaactaattaataattaaaccaacaaaaatgcatttttaagatttaacaAGATTTGATTATAGATATTCGGTGCTGTCTTGTTGTGCCAAGTTTGAGTTGCGACGGCGCATTAGAAAATAGCAAGCGCTGAAAGATGATATTCATTAGGTTTAAATACttacaatatatttgtatttacatgCAACTTACATAAAAATCAGCACATTTGGTACATAAAAAACTTCGCTGAAGAGAAAGACGAGCGTAAAATACGAATTTCCAATGGCATCAACGAACGCATTATATATGGGAATAAAAGGGAGAATAGCAACTGCTTCCAAGATTccgaaaaaggaaaataattttcctaaaatgataaatatcTTGAAATTCTGTACAATAGATTAAAGACAGGATTAAATTTACCATCGCCTTCATTAAGAATTGATGCCAAGGATTTAATTGGTATTAAACGTAGAATTAAAGACAAATCGAACACTCCAGCGTAATAAACATTTGAAGATGTGTCTGCAAAGTACTATAATagcagaaaatatattaataaatgcatcTCAAGAACTTCGTCAATAATCTTACAAATAGAACGCGAGACACAACAACGAAGACAGCAGTCAAGATTCCTATAAGGGAATCGGAAATTCCAACTATGGATTCAGAGAATTTCCAAATTTTAGTAAAAGCTATAATTCCAAAAAAGGTTAAGTTAATTGACATCCCAAATTTCATCAATCTGTTGTAATGTTGCAAATTTTCATTCCACTCGAGTATATTTAAGATGTGAAAATCCATATACTTGGTTTCACTTTCTTCAGGTCCCGCAGTTAGAAAGTAACTCAAAATTAATAGCAGCAATATAAGTCTATCATTATTGGGTCGTCTCTTAAAAGGTAATTTGAAGAGTTCTATCACCAACATCGGATCGAAGAATTTTTTGAACACATTGCGTCGAGGAGGTTCAGGTGATGATTCAATATTCGTGACGTTCTCTCCCAAATTTGTTAACTGAATGTCTCTAGCGGAATCATTGACTTCAGAAACACTTTCATTTGATTTGGGCTCctttataaacaatataatgTAAAGTATAGCAGCGATTTCCAAACCCACACAAATTCCAAAGTAttctgaaataaaaaatacaaatttaatgaactGCTTAACAAACGAAGTAATAAACTTACTTATAAACTCAGAATTAATGAGATGCCCAAGGATACCACTTAGAAAGTTTGTAAGTAGAACACATACTGAAAGGATACCGATGCGTAGGACTCGATCACTTTctggtgttgttattgttatgtaACTAAACGCAGACATCAGAAAACATGGAACACCGCCTAAAACTGAAGGTATTATTGCGAAATACCAACTCAATTGGAAAGGCAGACTCTCATAGAATATCGACGATGTGAGCTGAACTGTAAAAGGAATTTGcttgtaatttgtttaatataagTTGCTTAATAAATACCTATATAATATAGACATCTGCCTAAAATCGGCAATGTCAAGAACGCCTTACGCTTATTATAGCGATCTGCCCAGCCTCCAGCaaacattaatataatataggGAATTACGGAGACTGCAAGCAGATATGAAGATGAATGAAATTCGAATGttattcaatcaattttatatattcaaattaccTATCggtaaagtatttaaatatacattgtTTATCAGTTTTTGTGCCTGATCTCCAGCTTTACAAACGGCAAAATTGAAATGGGGCGAGCAGACATCTATAAATAACTCTTCAGCTGAAGGACCttgtgttattattgttttttttgccacgTTATATGGAATACAATCACTGACATAATCGTTTTCGTATACCACGGCAGAGCATATAGCTTCGTTGTAGCCGAGACTAAAGCGACATGCTTTGTGTGTCACAAACTTGTCAAATGTGAATAAAGTGGGTGcccaaaataaaatcaatactGGCTCAACAAGTAGATAACGATGCCAGAATTGTTTAATACAGTTGAATTTGCGCTTCACGCTATTAACAATTGCATCCACACAACCGACTGCACATTCGCTTGCCATTTTAGAACATAATTTTTGcgcaatattaaatattgatttatattagTTTTTAGCAAATTCCACCCGACAGTTCAAACTCCAGAATCATACTGTTGCTCAGCATGTTAGCTTTGTTCAAGCGAACACTTTTCTGTCTTCGTTAACAGCGAAGATGACGCAATTTAACTTAGCTGATAACAAGCCTTCAAAGAGAAAGTGTATTGCGTGAACTTATTCAACTATAGTGGAGTATGATAGACTGTGAAATATTCGCTACCCTTCTTAAATGGAAGCAAATGactgattaaaaatattctaaaatataccgaatactatATTTGACTTGTTATACACACTACCCAGAGAaagatattataactttgtaacAGTAATATAACAGAAGAAGCCATCTCCAAtcacatatattatttatatttatacccgctacccatagggtagaagggtattataactttgtgccggcaggaaatgtatgtaacaggtagatcgaagcatctccgaccctataaagtatatatattcttgttcagcgtcaacagccgagacgatctagccatgtccgtctgtccgtctgtgtgtctgtccgtctgtccgtccgtccgtatgaacacctagatctcagagactataagaaatagagctataatttattttcgacagcatatgttatgtttgcacgcagatcaagtttgtttcaaatttttgccacgcctccttccgcccctgcaaatcaaaaaaatcgaataacaagcgtaattttaaagctagagttgccagttttggtatattcattaattattatagtagttatgattcctacaAATTTGGTTGCTATCGGAtacaaattgtcgaagttattaattgtattggcaaaaacgactacttactaggggttttatggtatattttgaatgcggttttatatcgatataccacatataccttttggcatatttttagtatttttgcagtatatttggcatattttgagaataatgccacaaaatatattgcttttattcaaaatggatagcgggtatctcacagtcgagtacattcgactgtagctttcttacttgttttaatcaGTGGCAAGAACtaagacgatatagccatgtctgttGGTCTGACGTCGATTTTTGATCTATGAagttgatataccaaatggagCCTTaggtacattttagtatttttgtgatatatttatttggtatatttaagaataataccgtacggagcacactcgactgagctttcttacttgttctatttttgaaaatatgttgTTCCTGAGAGATACgcactcgactttagctttatTACTTGTTTCTGTTACAATTTTGAGATTCTactctttattttgttttcaaccATCATGCATAATTGTAAACTTATAGTTATATTCTAGTCCGTGGTTTGGATTTTTCTTAAAATGCGATCATTTTATGATCATAtcaaagtaaattttaatttttggtgTTTAATTACATAGTTATATTGTATACACCGAGTataaaactttttttcaatCTACAAGTCTGTCTTCAaccaattttaaatgtttcataaatgtatttgtaagATTTAACAAGATTTGATTATAGATATTCGGTGATGTTTTGTTGTGCCAAGTTTGAGTTACGACGGCGCATTAGAAAATAGCAAGCGCTGAAAGATGATATTCATTAGGTTTAAATacttacaatatatttatgtttacatGCAACTTACATAAAAATTAGAACATTTGGTACGTAAAAAATTTCGCTGAAGAGAAAGACGAGCGTCGAATACGAATTTCCAATGGCATCAACGAACGCATTATATATGGGAACAAAAGGGAGAAAAGCAACTGCTTCCAAGATTccgaaaaaggaaaataattttcctaaaattaaaaatatcttgAAATTCTGTACATTAGATTAAAGACAGAATTAAATTTACCATCGCCTTCATTAATCATTGATGCCAAGGATTTAATTGGTATTAAACGTAGAATTAAAGACAAATCGAATACATAGTAAACGGTTGAAGCTTCGCctgcaaaatactacaatataatagtagaaaatatattaatacatgCATCTCAAGAACTTCGTCAATAAACTTACAAACAGGATGCGagacaaaacaataaagaCAGCAGACCAGATTCCAACTATGGAATCAGAGAATTTCCAAATTTTAGTAAAAGCTATAATTCCAAAAAAGGTtaagttaattgaaattataaatttcatcaATCTGTAGTAAGATAGCAGATCCTCATTCCAGTCGAGTCTATTTAAGATGTGAAAATCCATATATGTGGTTTCAATTTCTACAGGTCCCGCAGTTAGAAAGTAACACAAAATTAATAGCAGCAATATAAGTCTATCATTATTGTGTCGTCTCTTAAAAGGTAATTTAAAGAGTTCTATCACCAACATCGGATCGAAGAATTCTTTGAGCACATTGCGTCGAGAAGGTTCAGATGATGATTCAATATCCGTGACGTTCTCTTGAATCGGCAAATCATCCAAATTTGTTAACTGAATGTCTCCAGCGGAATCATTGAATTCAGaaacacttttatttaacttGGGCTCctttataaacaatataatgTAAAGTAGAGCAGCGATTTCCAGACCCACACAAATTCCAAAGTATTCTGAAATaacacatacaaatttaatgaactGCTTAACAAACGAAGTAATAAACTTACTTGAAAACTCAGAATTAATGAGATGCCCAATGATACCACGTAGAAAGTTTGTAAGTAGAACAAATACTGAAAGGATACCGATGCGTAGGACTCGATCACTTTctggtgttgttattgtaatgTAACTAAACGCAGACATCAAGAAACATGGAAGACTGCCAAAAATGAGAGGTATTATTGGGAAATACCAGCCAACCCAGCGGAAAGGCAGACTCTCACGGTATATCGAAGATGTGAGCTGAACTGTAAAAGAGATGAGTTTGTAATTTGATTCATATAATGTCCTTAATAAATACCTACATATATAATGTAGACATCTGCCCAGAATCGGTAATATC
It encodes:
- the LOC117574447 gene encoding uncharacterized protein LOC117574447, with the translated sequence MATEGVVAPVDVPVTGNFAPTTEITTTHYFGGVLDLFAVLRLVPIQSKASTINEGDGKLFSFFGILEPIAIFIYQPIYDAVVFASIESFPNFLLFNIELFYVPNVLIFIACYFLMRRRNSNMAEHNSTENL
- the LOC117575151 gene encoding uncharacterized protein LOC117575151, producing the protein MLSNSVILELELSEHKMANECAVSCVDGDVKGMKRIFNCIKQFWHRYLLVEPVLILYWTPTLFRFDKFVTYKACRFSLGYNEAICSAVLYENKDDIYIIPYIILMFAGGWADRYNKRKAFLILPILGRCLHYIFQLTSSIYRESLPFRWVGWYFPIIPLIFGSLPCFLMSAFSYITITTPESDRVLRIGILSVFVLLTNFLRGIIGHLINSEFSKYFGICVGLEIAALLYIILFIKEPKLNKSVSEFNDSAGDIQLTNLDDLPIQENVTDIESSSEPSRRNVLKEFFDPMLVIELFKLPFKRRHNNDRLILLLLILCYFLTAGPLLLKFGNSLIP